In the Methanothermobacter sp. genome, one interval contains:
- a CDS encoding DUF192 domain-containing protein, with translation MMEKEVFNKTRGATLGAVRFADTFLSRFRGLMLRRNVETGLVLEIPGGRGRYGSGIHMFFMLVPLDVLFLDEDMRIVDMAELKPWQVYNPVKPARYVIELKKGKIEETGTRIGDILEFKDI, from the coding sequence ATGATGGAGAAAGAGGTGTTCAATAAGACAAGGGGCGCCACTCTTGGTGCTGTGAGGTTTGCAGATACATTCCTTTCACGTTTCAGGGGTTTGATGCTCAGGAGGAACGTTGAGACTGGACTTGTACTTGAAATACCCGGGGGACGTGGAAGATACGGCTCGGGAATACACATGTTCTTCATGCTGGTCCCGCTTGACGTCCTATTCCTTGATGAGGATATGCGGATTGTTGATATGGCTGAACTCAAACCATGGCAGGTCTACAATCCCGTGAAACCTGCAAGGTATGTTATAGAACTTAAAAAGGGAAAAATTGAGGAAACCGGGACCCGAATAGGCGATATACTGGAATTTAAGGATATCTGA
- a CDS encoding methionine adenosyltransferase gives MRNIIVEPLNQTPIEDQKVEIVERKGIGHPDSISDGIAESVSRALCNAYLDRFGAIMHHNTDEVQITAGESAPQFGGGEVIKPIEILLTGRGIAEVDGEKIGLDRIAISAAKEYLRDSIINLDVETCTVVECKIGHGSGDLRDVFARKGRAPLSNDTSFGVGFAPFSETERIVMEAENLLNSPEFKKKYPAVGEDIKVMGLRENDNITLTVACAMVDRYVSDLEEYLEIKNVVKDEVFKLASGITERNLEVFVNTADRCEDDEPSVYITVTGTSAEMGDDGSVGRGNRANGLITPNRPMSMEATSGKNPINHVGKIYNLLSNQMAADIVESIEGVKQVHIMILSQIGKPIDHPKAATAQVILEDGYTMDDITGKVSGVMDAWLEDIPSITEMLVKGQLRTF, from the coding sequence GTGAGAAATATTATCGTTGAACCCCTTAACCAGACACCAATCGAGGACCAGAAGGTGGAGATAGTTGAAAGGAAGGGCATAGGACACCCTGACAGTATAAGTGACGGGATCGCTGAATCAGTTAGCAGGGCCCTCTGCAACGCCTACCTTGACAGATTCGGTGCCATAATGCACCACAACACCGACGAGGTACAGATAACAGCCGGAGAATCCGCACCACAGTTTGGAGGCGGTGAGGTTATAAAACCGATAGAGATACTCCTCACGGGAAGGGGCATCGCCGAGGTTGATGGAGAGAAGATAGGCCTTGATAGGATAGCCATATCAGCAGCCAAGGAGTACCTAAGGGACAGCATAATAAACCTTGATGTTGAGACCTGCACCGTGGTGGAGTGCAAGATCGGGCACGGTTCAGGGGACCTGCGGGACGTCTTTGCAAGGAAGGGAAGGGCGCCCCTATCAAATGATACATCATTTGGGGTTGGATTCGCACCATTCTCAGAGACCGAGAGGATAGTGATGGAGGCAGAGAACCTCCTCAACTCCCCTGAGTTCAAGAAGAAATACCCTGCAGTGGGTGAGGACATAAAGGTCATGGGTCTCAGGGAAAACGACAACATAACCCTTACAGTTGCCTGTGCAATGGTGGACAGATACGTATCAGACCTCGAGGAATACCTTGAGATCAAGAATGTGGTGAAGGATGAGGTATTCAAGCTGGCCTCAGGGATCACAGAGAGAAACCTTGAGGTCTTTGTAAATACAGCCGACCGCTGTGAGGACGATGAGCCATCTGTTTACATAACAGTTACAGGGACCTCCGCTGAGATGGGTGATGACGGATCAGTGGGAAGGGGTAACAGGGCCAACGGCCTCATAACACCCAACAGGCCAATGTCCATGGAGGCAACATCAGGTAAGAACCCCATAAACCATGTGGGTAAAATTTACAACCTCCTCTCAAACCAGATGGCCGCAGACATAGTTGAGAGCATCGAGGGAGTTAAGCAGGTCCATATAATGATACTCAGCCAGATAGGAAAGCCAATTGACCACCCCAAGGCCGCCACAGCCCAGGTGATCCTTGAGGACGGCTACACCATGGATGACATCACAGGAAAGGTTTCAGGAGTAATGGACGCATGGCTCGAGGACATACCAAGCATAACCGAGATGCTGGTCAAGGGCCAGCTCAGGACATTTTAA
- the ileS gene encoding isoleucine--tRNA ligase → MPIQEAEKSYKPHVIEEKVQSFWEERDIYERVKELREKGPRYSFLDGPPYCSGKIHLGTAWNKIMKDSYLRFKSMRGFNVRRQPGWDTHGLPIEHKVEGIMGVRSKKDIEDEIGIEEFVRKCREFAVENKAVMTSQFQRLGVWMDWDDPYVTFDPAYMESCWWTLKRAHEKDLLLRDLRVITWCPRCETALALAEIDYHEKEDPSIYVKFPVSGDTYILVWTTTPWTLPANMAVAVHPDFDYAYARLHGETYIMAEALVEKVLGEEAEIIKTVGGSELEGLTYRHPLDEEVPCHRDMDHRIIMGDHVTLTEGTGCVHTAPGHGPEDFEIGKEYGLPVFCPVDEAGVFTEEAGKYRGLFVKDADSDIIDDLRSKNLLLRAETISHRYGFCWRCKTPIIYLATEQWFLKITEIKDKMLSELDRVQWIPSWAGESRFRNWIENARDWTISRQRYWGIPIPIWVCEDCDSIHVVGSIEELRELAVEGQLEGDFIHRPHVDRIILECGRCGGRMRRTPDVLDVWIDSGVAGWAALHYPREKELFSEWFPYDFITEGHDQTRGWFYSQLGCGVIALDETPYRRVLMHGFTLDEEGRKMSKSLGNVVEPEDVIEKYGADVLRFYLLWANKPWEDLKFVWDELKNVNKMFNILWNVYVFATTYMSLDKFQPGDHELEDLHFRDEDRWIISRVNSVALKVTEALDNLHFHRATREIHDFIVEDLSRWYIRLIRSRTWIERDDPDKLAAYHSLYTALKTLIVTLSPIAPHVCEDIYQNLVRGAEPDSPESIHMLDWMVSEDAVDGKLEAEMDIVREIIEACARARDTARYKLRWPVREIVVVSEDEKVLEAAESLKGVIAEQANAKSIRTSTEFPDMKIIARPNPATLGPKLRQDMPPVMRKLEEADGAEVKAALESEGSFRVELDGRIIVLEPDDIMFETELPENIVNAQFEGGSVFVDTELTPEIMSEAMARELVRRIQDMRKDLDLDVEARIEVSVKCSPEFRELTEPQREFVENEVRASHLSFDYTELEYTKEWKISDENLIISIKPLDKV, encoded by the coding sequence ATGCCAATCCAGGAAGCCGAAAAATCCTACAAGCCCCATGTGATAGAGGAAAAGGTTCAGAGTTTCTGGGAAGAAAGGGATATCTATGAACGCGTGAAGGAACTGAGGGAGAAGGGCCCAAGGTATTCATTCCTGGACGGCCCACCCTACTGCAGCGGAAAGATTCACCTTGGAACAGCATGGAACAAGATAATGAAGGACTCCTACCTCCGCTTCAAATCAATGAGGGGTTTCAATGTCAGGAGGCAGCCTGGATGGGACACCCATGGTCTCCCAATAGAACACAAGGTTGAGGGGATCATGGGTGTCAGGAGCAAGAAGGACATCGAGGATGAGATCGGAATAGAGGAATTTGTCAGGAAGTGCAGGGAATTCGCGGTTGAAAACAAGGCTGTGATGACATCCCAGTTCCAGCGCCTCGGGGTCTGGATGGACTGGGATGACCCCTACGTGACCTTTGACCCCGCCTACATGGAATCATGCTGGTGGACCCTGAAGAGGGCCCATGAGAAGGACCTCCTTTTAAGGGATCTCAGGGTGATAACTTGGTGTCCCCGCTGTGAAACAGCCCTGGCACTTGCAGAGATAGACTATCATGAGAAGGAGGACCCATCCATCTACGTGAAGTTCCCGGTCTCAGGGGACACATATATACTGGTATGGACAACAACCCCCTGGACCCTCCCTGCGAACATGGCCGTCGCTGTCCACCCTGACTTTGACTATGCCTACGCCCGTCTCCATGGTGAAACCTACATAATGGCAGAGGCACTCGTTGAGAAGGTCCTCGGGGAGGAGGCGGAGATCATAAAGACCGTTGGGGGATCTGAACTTGAGGGCCTCACCTACAGGCACCCCCTGGATGAGGAGGTGCCATGCCACAGGGACATGGATCACAGGATCATCATGGGGGACCATGTGACACTCACAGAGGGTACAGGGTGCGTGCACACAGCTCCCGGTCACGGTCCAGAGGACTTTGAGATAGGTAAAGAATATGGCCTCCCAGTATTCTGCCCTGTGGACGAGGCAGGGGTCTTCACTGAGGAGGCAGGGAAATACAGGGGACTCTTTGTTAAGGACGCTGATTCTGACATAATAGATGACCTCAGATCAAAGAACCTCCTCCTGAGGGCAGAGACCATCAGCCACAGGTACGGGTTCTGCTGGAGATGCAAGACACCCATAATCTACCTTGCCACAGAGCAGTGGTTCCTCAAGATAACAGAGATAAAGGATAAAATGCTCAGTGAACTCGACAGGGTACAGTGGATCCCCTCATGGGCAGGGGAGAGCAGGTTCAGGAACTGGATAGAGAATGCGAGGGACTGGACCATCTCAAGGCAGCGCTACTGGGGGATACCCATTCCCATATGGGTCTGCGAGGACTGCGACAGCATACACGTGGTCGGATCAATAGAGGAGCTCAGGGAGCTGGCTGTTGAGGGCCAGCTTGAGGGGGACTTCATCCACAGGCCCCACGTGGACAGGATAATACTCGAGTGCGGCAGATGCGGGGGCAGGATGAGGAGGACACCCGATGTCCTGGACGTCTGGATAGACTCGGGGGTTGCAGGCTGGGCAGCCCTGCACTACCCCAGAGAGAAGGAACTCTTCAGTGAATGGTTCCCCTACGACTTCATAACCGAGGGACATGACCAGACAAGGGGCTGGTTCTACTCACAGCTTGGCTGCGGTGTGATAGCACTCGATGAGACACCCTACCGGCGGGTGCTCATGCACGGATTCACCCTTGATGAAGAGGGCAGGAAGATGAGCAAGTCCCTGGGGAACGTGGTTGAACCTGAGGATGTCATAGAGAAGTACGGGGCAGACGTCCTGAGGTTTTACCTTCTATGGGCCAACAAGCCATGGGAGGACCTTAAATTCGTATGGGACGAACTCAAGAATGTTAACAAGATGTTCAACATACTCTGGAATGTCTACGTCTTCGCAACAACCTACATGTCCCTTGACAAGTTCCAGCCAGGTGACCATGAACTGGAGGACCTCCACTTCAGGGATGAGGATCGATGGATAATCTCAAGGGTTAACTCTGTGGCCCTGAAGGTGACAGAGGCCCTGGATAACCTCCACTTCCACAGGGCAACCCGTGAAATACACGACTTCATAGTGGAGGATCTCAGCCGCTGGTACATAAGGCTCATAAGGAGCCGCACATGGATAGAGAGGGACGACCCAGACAAGCTGGCAGCCTACCACAGCCTCTACACAGCCCTCAAGACACTGATAGTGACACTCTCACCCATAGCACCCCACGTATGCGAGGACATCTACCAGAACCTTGTGAGGGGGGCTGAACCCGACTCACCTGAGAGCATACACATGCTGGACTGGATGGTGAGTGAGGATGCGGTGGATGGCAAACTCGAGGCGGAGATGGACATCGTCCGTGAGATAATAGAGGCATGTGCAAGGGCAAGGGACACTGCAAGGTACAAGCTGAGATGGCCTGTAAGGGAGATAGTTGTGGTATCAGAGGACGAGAAGGTTCTGGAGGCCGCTGAATCCCTCAAAGGGGTTATAGCGGAACAGGCCAACGCCAAGTCCATCAGGACTTCAACCGAATTCCCTGATATGAAGATAATAGCCAGACCAAACCCCGCAACTCTGGGTCCAAAGCTCAGGCAGGACATGCCACCTGTCATGAGAAAACTTGAGGAGGCGGATGGCGCTGAGGTTAAAGCCGCACTGGAATCAGAGGGCAGCTTCAGGGTTGAACTGGACGGCAGAATAATCGTCCTGGAACCCGATGATATAATGTTTGAGACAGAGCTCCCTGAGAACATCGTGAATGCACAGTTTGAGGGTGGAAGCGTATTCGTTGACACGGAACTCACACCTGAGATAATGAGTGAGGCAATGGCCCGCGAACTGGTAAGGAGGATCCAGGATATGAGGAAGGACCTTGACCTGGACGTTGAGGCCAGAATAGAGGTTTCAGTGAAATGCAGCCCAGAGTTCAGGGAACTGACCGAGCCCCAGAGGGAATTCGTTGAAAATGAGGTCAGGGCCAGCCATCTCTCCTTTGATTACACTGAACTCGAATACACCAAGGAATGGAAGATATCGGATGAAAACCTTATAATATCCATAAAACCTTTAGATAAGGTGTGA
- the purL gene encoding phosphoribosylformylglycinamidine synthase subunit PurL, whose amino-acid sequence MVLTDSEVEFIRKELGRDPNPLEYGMLDVMFSEHCSYKSSRPVLGLFPTEGEGVIIGPGDDAGVVEVTDELAMAIGIESHNHPSAIEPYGGAGTGIGGILRDIISMGAMPIALLDSLRFGYLEDQKSRYLFEHVVKGISDYGNRVGVPTVAGEVEFDDNFQLNPLVNVMCTGLVRKDEIKRGIAPRPGDVFLLMGGRTGRDGIHGVTFASEELTSSSELEDRPAVQVGDPFTKKMVMEASFEIMEKIEVSGVKDLGGGGLTCCISELVAKCDNGARVNLEAIPLREEGMTPYEIMLSESQERMIFVLSPDRVDEAMEICRKYELPAAVIGEVTDTGRMIVESQGKFIADLPAKLLADPPVIEREAKKPDLPEGQVEVKHPPLNEALLKLLSSPNIASKRWVYRQYDHEVQIRTVVKPGDDAAVLRVDEKTGVALTVDCNSIHTKLDPYGGGAASVGEAIRNVVSMGAWPLCIVDCLNFGNPEKPEVFWQFRECVRGMAEMAETFGTPVISGNVSFYNETEGVTVNPSPVVGVAGRLALDNIKTMDFKAEGEKILVIGDTKPELGASEYLRTVHGIVDGKPPETDLRAEFDAANSVRKIIERFGNQVTAIHDCSAGGIGVAVAEMAIKAGIGATIDTGKIPGSFSNIHEALFAESNGRYILTVTGSVEEIIQEIEVPCAVIGTTGGSTLKFDDVALDVSELYDAYHGVIEAYMST is encoded by the coding sequence ATGGTTTTAACAGATTCAGAGGTTGAATTCATAAGGAAAGAACTTGGGAGGGATCCGAATCCCCTCGAATACGGGATGCTGGATGTGATGTTCTCTGAGCACTGCTCATACAAGAGCAGCCGCCCGGTCCTCGGCCTCTTCCCAACCGAGGGTGAGGGGGTAATCATAGGCCCCGGTGATGACGCCGGAGTGGTTGAGGTCACCGATGAGCTGGCCATGGCCATTGGAATTGAGAGCCACAACCACCCCTCTGCGATAGAACCATATGGGGGTGCAGGTACCGGTATAGGCGGGATTCTGAGGGATATAATCTCAATGGGTGCCATGCCCATAGCCCTCCTTGACTCCCTTCGATTCGGATACCTTGAGGACCAGAAATCAAGGTACCTCTTTGAACACGTGGTTAAGGGTATATCAGACTACGGGAACCGTGTGGGGGTTCCAACAGTTGCAGGCGAGGTTGAATTTGATGATAACTTCCAGCTGAACCCCCTTGTGAATGTTATGTGCACGGGCCTTGTGCGCAAGGATGAGATAAAACGGGGGATAGCCCCGCGGCCAGGAGACGTATTCCTCCTCATGGGGGGCAGAACAGGCAGGGATGGAATCCATGGCGTAACCTTCGCATCGGAGGAACTCACCAGTTCATCTGAACTGGAGGACCGGCCAGCGGTTCAGGTCGGCGACCCCTTCACCAAGAAGATGGTGATGGAGGCAAGCTTTGAGATAATGGAGAAAATAGAGGTTTCAGGCGTGAAGGACCTCGGGGGCGGGGGTTTAACGTGCTGCATCTCTGAACTCGTGGCCAAGTGTGATAACGGTGCAAGGGTCAACCTGGAGGCGATACCCCTGAGGGAGGAGGGAATGACACCCTATGAGATAATGCTCTCAGAGTCACAGGAGCGCATGATCTTCGTTCTCAGCCCCGACAGGGTTGATGAGGCAATGGAGATCTGCAGGAAATATGAGCTCCCGGCCGCGGTCATAGGGGAGGTTACAGATACCGGAAGGATGATAGTTGAAAGCCAAGGGAAATTTATAGCGGACCTTCCAGCAAAACTCCTCGCGGATCCCCCTGTAATTGAAAGGGAGGCAAAAAAACCAGATTTACCTGAGGGGCAGGTGGAGGTCAAGCACCCCCCTCTCAATGAAGCGCTCCTTAAACTCCTGTCATCACCTAACATTGCAAGTAAGAGGTGGGTTTACCGCCAGTACGACCATGAGGTTCAGATAAGGACCGTTGTGAAACCTGGTGATGATGCAGCGGTCCTCAGGGTCGATGAGAAGACGGGAGTTGCGCTCACCGTTGACTGCAACAGCATCCACACAAAGCTGGACCCATACGGTGGCGGCGCAGCCTCTGTGGGGGAGGCAATAAGGAACGTTGTTTCAATGGGCGCCTGGCCACTCTGCATAGTGGACTGCCTCAACTTCGGAAACCCGGAGAAACCAGAGGTTTTCTGGCAGTTCAGGGAATGCGTGAGGGGAATGGCTGAGATGGCAGAGACCTTCGGCACGCCGGTAATAAGCGGTAACGTGAGCTTCTACAATGAAACCGAGGGGGTCACAGTGAACCCCTCCCCCGTGGTTGGAGTCGCAGGGAGGCTAGCACTTGATAACATAAAGACAATGGACTTCAAGGCCGAGGGCGAGAAGATACTCGTCATCGGGGATACAAAACCTGAACTGGGCGCCTCAGAGTACCTCAGGACAGTTCATGGCATTGTTGATGGTAAGCCACCCGAAACAGATCTCAGGGCAGAATTTGACGCTGCAAACTCAGTCAGGAAGATAATTGAAAGATTCGGGAATCAGGTAACGGCAATCCATGACTGTTCAGCAGGTGGTATAGGTGTTGCAGTCGCTGAGATGGCCATAAAGGCAGGTATCGGGGCAACCATAGACACAGGGAAGATCCCTGGAAGCTTCAGTAACATCCATGAGGCCCTATTCGCTGAATCAAATGGAAGGTACATCCTAACCGTGACGGGATCCGTGGAGGAGATAATCCAGGAAATTGAAGTGCCCTGTGCTGTCATAGGAACCACTGGTGGCAGCACCCTGAAATTTGATGATGTGGCACTGGATGTATCTGAACTTTATGATGCCTACCATGGGGTTATTGAGGCATACATGTCCACATAG
- a CDS encoding SEC59/DGK1/VTE5 family protein produces the protein MRYRREFFRQIIHAAGIVFVILAGYLGSLPMVALSLTAALMGEVIFQLDRRFTLPFFSYVLRSCRRDDTERGFIYYFLGMALTYALFGFNISVASASVIILTLGDSLSTIIGREYGSHTLPFNPDKSIEGSVAFLFAGFMGALFFLDPLTAFTGALAGMLVEAYTPVEDNLTIPVGAGAVMLLLAH, from the coding sequence TTGAGGTACAGGAGGGAGTTCTTCAGGCAGATCATACATGCAGCAGGCATAGTGTTCGTGATCCTTGCAGGCTACCTCGGCTCCCTCCCCATGGTGGCACTCTCACTCACAGCAGCACTCATGGGTGAGGTGATATTTCAGCTTGACAGGAGGTTCACCCTCCCCTTCTTCTCCTATGTTCTCAGGAGCTGCCGGAGGGATGATACCGAGAGGGGCTTCATCTACTACTTTCTGGGAATGGCCCTAACATATGCCCTCTTTGGTTTCAACATTTCAGTGGCCAGTGCCTCAGTTATAATACTCACCCTTGGTGACTCACTATCCACAATCATTGGCAGGGAGTATGGTTCACATACCCTCCCCTTTAACCCTGATAAGAGCATTGAGGGTTCAGTGGCCTTCCTCTTTGCAGGGTTCATGGGGGCCCTCTTTTTCCTTGACCCCCTAACAGCATTTACAGGGGCTCTTGCGGGAATGCTGGTGGAGGCCTACACCCCGGTTGAGGATAACCTAACCATTCCCGTCGGTGCCGGGGCTGTGATGCTGCTCCTCGCCCACTGA
- a CDS encoding ABC transporter permease: protein MKLKAITVKEARDIFSNRIYMLLVLVQVIIILGAYGLAVVSSVAADPELIGEWGGSKFLKVGVVGDERLLIEGLEREGLGVTEFPDLADARKSLGSGVVAIVYTSGGDVRIEADTGSAFYTIMSERLQRAASWYAEQKQLRDSGIPASTVKALENPVKLKIIPINRERYAPLAVESSYFVEIMYGFIIPFVVFLPFFLGSNIVTDSVVGEKERKTFEVLLMVPLSETSIILGKITPALIFSFIQSILWLGIVILLGVPVYNIPLMSIIMFLTGLGFTGTGLFISILADSTKEANSAITVVLFFATFLLFVPLFMDMGILNPIIRFIPSIIMVKLSSSPYLNPGLIYDMLPAALLSVILFAASVVSFRREGVIRL, encoded by the coding sequence ATGAAACTGAAGGCCATTACAGTTAAGGAAGCACGGGACATATTCTCAAACAGGATCTACATGCTGCTTGTCCTCGTGCAGGTCATAATAATACTGGGTGCCTATGGACTTGCAGTTGTAAGTTCAGTTGCAGCGGATCCAGAGCTCATTGGGGAGTGGGGTGGTTCCAAGTTCCTCAAGGTGGGTGTTGTGGGGGATGAACGTCTGCTCATTGAGGGCCTTGAAAGGGAGGGTCTGGGTGTTACGGAATTCCCGGATCTTGCTGATGCCAGGAAAAGTTTGGGTTCAGGGGTGGTTGCCATTGTCTACACCAGCGGTGGGGATGTCCGTATCGAAGCAGACACCGGCAGTGCATTCTACACCATCATGAGCGAAAGGCTTCAGCGTGCTGCCTCCTGGTACGCGGAGCAGAAACAGCTCAGAGACTCAGGAATCCCTGCATCCACAGTCAAAGCCCTGGAGAATCCCGTTAAACTTAAAATTATCCCCATTAACAGGGAAAGGTATGCTCCCCTTGCAGTTGAAAGCTCCTACTTTGTGGAGATAATGTACGGGTTCATAATACCCTTCGTGGTTTTCCTCCCATTCTTCCTTGGGAGTAACATTGTAACCGACAGCGTGGTTGGCGAGAAGGAAAGGAAAACCTTCGAGGTCCTCCTGATGGTCCCTCTATCCGAGACAAGCATCATTCTAGGTAAGATAACCCCTGCACTCATTTTTTCATTCATTCAGAGCATCCTGTGGCTCGGGATAGTTATACTCCTTGGGGTGCCGGTTTACAATATCCCCCTAATGTCCATCATAATGTTCCTCACGGGACTGGGGTTCACAGGGACCGGCCTCTTCATATCCATCCTTGCAGACAGCACAAAGGAGGCCAACTCTGCCATCACTGTGGTGCTCTTCTTTGCGACATTCCTGCTCTTCGTGCCCCTATTCATGGATATGGGGATCCTCAACCCAATAATACGCTTCATACCCAGCATCATAATGGTCAAGCTCTCATCAAGCCCATATCTCAACCCGGGTCTCATATATGACATGTTACCAGCGGCCCTTTTATCTGTAATCCTCTTTGCGGCTTCAGTGGTCTCATTCAGGAGGGAGGGAGTCATAAGACTCTGA
- a CDS encoding ABC transporter permease has product MNLLTVTKWELRGTFRSRKFLFIFIFQILVLSLTIFMFSGFIEMIGEGSTFTPSLRGFAELSVTDPSGIISGQLNPDVLYIHGGAPSRLLVDNFTGIPLNATLYLDYSDPRRTVVRDEVEAAVERASTIITRELIETPTPRPEVREETRGEALPLQLVRRVMVSILLFLPVFLFGNLVVDSIVGEKERKTGEALIAMPIRRSEIIIGKCLSVTATVALQVGVWMILIMAAGFQISNPAGAYLTVVLSSTPIIGLTALISVYAKNYREAGIGITFAYIIAAAYLIVPALAYMAGSSGSLSPMTLTIKLIAGVNLNAADLIPPLFSVIILNILFYGLAVRLFSRDDVVFGPRPGILRLMVRP; this is encoded by the coding sequence ATGAATCTCCTAACAGTTACAAAATGGGAACTCAGGGGCACATTCAGAAGCCGTAAATTCCTCTTCATATTCATATTCCAGATACTGGTACTTTCACTCACCATATTCATGTTCAGCGGCTTCATTGAGATGATCGGTGAGGGAAGCACTTTCACCCCCTCCCTCAGGGGTTTTGCAGAGCTCAGTGTCACCGACCCCTCAGGTATCATCTCCGGGCAGCTGAACCCCGACGTCCTCTATATACATGGTGGTGCACCATCCAGGCTCCTGGTCGATAACTTCACAGGCATCCCCCTGAATGCAACACTCTACCTTGACTATTCTGATCCAAGAAGGACCGTTGTGAGGGACGAGGTGGAAGCCGCGGTTGAAAGGGCCTCCACCATTATAACCAGGGAACTCATTGAAACCCCAACACCGAGACCTGAGGTCCGTGAGGAGACAAGGGGTGAGGCCCTTCCACTTCAGCTTGTGAGACGGGTCATGGTTTCCATTCTCCTCTTTCTCCCGGTTTTCCTGTTCGGAAACCTCGTGGTGGACAGTATCGTGGGTGAAAAGGAGAGGAAAACAGGTGAAGCCCTTATTGCAATGCCCATAAGGCGCTCTGAGATAATCATCGGGAAGTGCCTCTCTGTTACCGCGACGGTGGCTTTGCAGGTGGGTGTATGGATGATCCTAATAATGGCGGCCGGTTTTCAGATAAGCAACCCGGCAGGTGCCTATCTAACCGTTGTGCTCTCATCAACACCCATCATAGGGCTCACGGCACTCATATCGGTCTATGCAAAGAACTACCGTGAGGCCGGGATAGGTATAACCTTTGCCTACATAATCGCAGCAGCATACCTGATTGTGCCGGCCCTAGCCTACATGGCGGGTTCCTCAGGGTCCCTCTCACCCATGACCCTCACCATAAAGCTGATAGCCGGGGTTAACCTGAATGCAGCTGACCTCATACCGCCCCTGTTCTCGGTCATCATACTCAACATCCTCTTCTATGGCCTTGCAGTCAGATTATTCAGCAGGGATGATGTGGTTTTTGGTCCAAGGCCCGGTATTTTAAGGTTGATGGTGAGACCATGA
- a CDS encoding ABC transporter ATP-binding protein has product MIEVDSVSKSFGRIRALDNLSFSVREGELMGIIGHNGAGKTTAIRIIAGILHPDSGTVHVGGYDVTRDPLRVKAMIGYLPEEPNLYERFRAADLLRYFGELYGVPGDVLDDRIYELLELVGMSERAEDPINTFSKGMRQRIGIARALIHDPPIIIFDEPTMGLDPATAFSIREFIRELKGSRTMILCTHYMEEADYLCDRVAIINRGHILDIGTPDELKSRVRGDLILEVKVSEPSLVSRESLMKVSGVKSIEIDGKIIRLSLGSRESITEVIENIPGTVFSVNTREATLNDVFIQSLKGS; this is encoded by the coding sequence ATGATAGAGGTGGACTCTGTCTCTAAAAGCTTTGGAAGAATAAGGGCCCTTGATAACCTCAGCTTCAGTGTGAGGGAAGGGGAACTCATGGGCATAATCGGCCACAACGGTGCCGGTAAGACCACCGCAATACGGATAATAGCAGGGATACTGCACCCTGACTCTGGCACGGTCCATGTGGGTGGCTATGATGTTACCAGGGACCCCCTCAGGGTTAAAGCAATGATAGGTTATCTTCCAGAGGAACCCAACCTCTATGAGCGTTTCAGGGCTGCGGATCTCCTGAGGTACTTCGGTGAACTCTATGGTGTCCCCGGCGATGTGCTGGATGATAGGATATACGAGTTACTTGAACTTGTGGGTATGAGTGAACGTGCAGAGGACCCCATAAACACATTCTCCAAGGGCATGCGGCAGAGGATCGGGATAGCAAGGGCCCTCATACATGACCCTCCAATCATAATATTCGATGAGCCCACCATGGGCCTTGACCCGGCGACAGCATTCTCAATAAGGGAATTCATAAGGGAGCTGAAGGGCTCAAGGACCATGATACTCTGCACCCACTACATGGAGGAGGCCGACTACCTCTGTGACAGGGTTGCCATAATAAACAGGGGTCATATACTCGACATTGGAACACCTGATGAACTCAAATCCAGGGTCCGGGGGGACCTGATACTTGAAGTTAAGGTCTCAGAGCCCTCACTGGTCAGCAGAGAATCTCTTATGAAGGTAAGTGGTGTTAAATCCATTGAAATCGATGGTAAAATCATCAGGTTATCCCTTGGTAGCCGTGAATCCATAACAGAGGTTATAGAGAATATTCCTGGAACTGTCTTCAGTGTGAACACCCGGGAGGCAACACTGAACGACGTGTTCATACAGAGCCTGAAGGGGTCCTAG